TCAAGAAACTGTGGCCGAACGGTATGAAAGGGAATATGGGTTAGAACCTACTGAAGGTGCTCAGGGCGGCCTTGGAAGGCAAGTTTGGCACACGCCAACAGAACTGTTCAAAGTGAGTGAGAGAGAGATTTGAAAGCGTCTTTATACTATTCTGACTTTTACTCTAGCCTTACTACGCCCGCTCTCTGATATCAGCTATCGTTCAATCTTATAAACTATACCACTTCCCCTCGGAACCTCTTATTATCTACGAGATCGGAGCTGGTAACGGATCATTCATGGTCGACTCTCTCACGTACCTGCGGGATCATTACCCTGATGTGTTCGCGCGCACGAAATATAGAATTATAGAAATCAGTGGAACACTTGCTAAGGGACAGCGCGAAAGAGCTGAAAAGGAGGGATTTGGTAAGAAAGTCCAGGTTTTGAATAAGGATTTTTTCCAGTGGGATGGTGTAGGTGGAGGAGATCAACCATGTTTTGTTATTGCTCTTGAGGTCTTTGTAGGTGAAAACAGAAAAAGTGGTTATCAATTGAATGGCACTGATTATACCACAGGATAACTTCGCTCATGATATGGTTCGGTATGAGCTCGATACGTTGACCCCTCGACAAGCAGTTGTGGGCATTGACGCTTCTGGTGACTTTAGTCTCTTGTATGAGACCATAAATGACCCCCTTGTCTCTCGCGTTTTGTCTTATAACCGACTTCTTCCCCAATCGTCGTCAACTCTTCCTCCGCTGCCTTATCCTCTTCTCTATTCTGAAACATTACGCAAGGCATATGCGTCGATGCCGTTTGCTCCTAATCTTTCCGCCCCAGATTTCTTGCCTACTAAGGCGGTTCTTTTTGCAGAAAAGCTGAGGGAAAAGTTGCCAGGACATAGACTGCTCATGGCTGACTTTGATGAATTGCCCGATGCAATGGACGGAAGAAACGGACCTGTAGTGCAAACGAGATATGGGAACAGCATGATTCCCTGTGAGACTTTCCTGGTGAAACAGGGATACTTTGACATTTTTTTCCCTACAAGTAAGTCTTGTCTTTGCCACATTGAACTGTCAGTTGATTAATCCTCTGGAAGATTTTGAGCACTTCCGTGATCTTTACTCGATTATTAT
This DNA window, taken from Cryptococcus gattii WM276 chromosome C, complete sequence, encodes the following:
- a CDS encoding uncharacterized protein (Similar to TIGR gene model, INSD accession AAW42702.1) yields the protein MATRGSALIRGASGATLRRKHTSFPAFLLPSRPAVPAIFVSSRRGNSTSATKDKDKERYNFNTSIEFSSEPDPDHVNWRKVTATDLVARKEPPTRVKMLVRDFIDDSLYNPNYGYFSHHATIFTPPKDGFDITSFRDVAHFQETVAERYEREYGLEPTEGAQGGLGRQVWHTPTELFKPYYARSLISAIVQSYKLYHFPSEPLIIYEIGAGNGSFMVDSLTYLRDHYPDVFARTKYRIIEISGTLAKGQRERAEKEGFGKKVQVLNKDFFQWDGVGGGDQPCFVIALEVFDNFAHDMVRYELDTLTPRQAVVGIDASGDFSLLYETINDPLVSRVLSYNRLLPQSSSTLPPLPYPLLYSETLRKAYASMPFAPNLSAPDFLPTKAVLFAEKLREKLPGHRLLMADFDELPDAMDGRNGPVVQTRYGNSMIPCETFLVKQGYFDIFFPTNFEHFRDLYSIIMNSPSPTIPSPSSTSDSPSSSPLKIKQDFFSHSSGVKGFRRRNIGIYTHADFLTKFGGKEILDKTTVKDGANVMTAMYKNAKMMF